Proteins found in one Octopus sinensis unplaced genomic scaffold, ASM634580v1 Contig15862, whole genome shotgun sequence genomic segment:
- the LOC115230598 gene encoding uncharacterized protein LOC115230598, with translation MLLWTQLRPLILSPMNRLQLPISKLCSGYFHRSSLNKIHCRRLTCSPKQWPPSSSISCSNSYVNITTQLQPTAQFAFGATTRKFSNGNQNIQSARRHEGDNIGQEYSLIYSNSSLAYYQTAQLFLQPTMILSIIGAGYLCYMSKNDFFLQDHVNYFEHPFVAGCMFFVFNSYLFFIVTRVSQSYLLRIYVHEDENNFVAIVPGLFMSRSQLHFTANDVTLSSRNVVLPFKRGNSVIKGRSFILHSDDFLIPKYYDILHPAKSDDDNDEK, from the exons ATGTTGCTCTGGACTCAATTGCGGCCCCTTATCCTTAGTCCCATGAATAGACTTCAGCTCCCTATTTCCAAG TTATGTTCCGGTTACTTCCATCGATCTTCCCTCAACAAGATCCACTGTCGACGACTGACGTGCAGTCCGAAACAGTGGCCCCCGAGCAGCAGCATTAGCTGCAGCAACAGCTATGTTAACATTACAACCCAACTCCAACCCACAGCTCAGTTTGCATTTGGTGCCACAACCCGAAAGTTCTCCAATGGAAACCAGAATATCCAGTCAGCGAGACGCCACGAAGGAGACAACATAGGCCAAgaatattctcttatatattccAATTCCTCACTTGCTTACTACCAAACAGCCCAGTTGTTCCTGCAGCCGACGATGATCCTCTCCATAATTGGGGCCGGCTATCTGTGCTACATGTCCAAAAATGACTTTTTTCTGCAGGACCACGTCAATTACTTTGAACACCCGTTCGTTGCCGGTTGCATGTTCTTCGTCTTCAATTCTTACCTTTTCTTCATTGTTACCAGAGTAAGCCAGAGTTATCTACTGCGGATATATGTCCACGAGGACGAAAACAACTTTGTGGCTATCGTGCCCGGCCTATTTATGTCACGTTCACAGCTGCATTTCACAGCGAACGATGTGACCCTCTCCTCTCGGAATGTCGTCTTACCATTCAAGAGAGGTAACTCTGTCATCAAAGGGAGATCATTTATATTACACAGTGATGATTTTCTCATACCAAAATATTACGATATTTTGCATCCAGctaaaagtgatgatgataacgatgaaaagtaa